Sequence from the Parus major isolate Abel chromosome 1, Parus_major1.1, whole genome shotgun sequence genome:
TTGCATTAATTTCAAGCAGACTGCTGTTGTGCTTATTCTACACCGGAGGCTTTCAGCCCAAAATACAGATCGCTGCAATAAACCACAAATATATGCcgtctttttttttctttttgttttgaggaaaataaaaaaagcacaatgTTAGTTCTTAAATTAGTTTGGcacataagggaaaaaaaaaaaaaaaaagcaggggaaaCAGGCGAGTCGCATCCTTCTCTCACAACATCCTTGGGAGGGGAATGTCTGCATccaggcagggtgggcaggcacAGAATGAATGACACAGACCGTGGCAGACTCCAGCTCTTGGTCTTAGTCACACTCAAACACTTCAGTCCaccagctgccagtgctggtgagcacatccctgcacagctggagaaGGCCCTGAGCGCCAGCAGCCTCCTCACACCAGGTTAAAAAGCACCACTCGGCACCTTTTGCTTAAGTGTCACTTAACAACACGGTAAATGAGctattcctgctctgctgagcaggcGGGAGCAGGGTCTGACACTTGGGTCTCGGCATGTCAGTGTGAGCCCCGTGCTTCAGGAGAACCTCCACTGCTTTCGCGTGCCCCCCTCGCGCAGCCAGGTGAAGAGCCGTGAACCCCTCGCTGTCAGAAATATCGATATTTTCTGCACTGACAAGTTCTTCTACTACTTCAGAGTGCCCGTTTTCCGCGGCAAGGTGCAACGCTGTCCTATTTAAAGGCCCTCTGGCTAGAACGCTGGCCCTTTCATCCATCAGCAGCTTTGTTGTGGCTAAGTGGCCGCTGCGGGATGCCAGGTGCAGGGCCGTGTATCCCTCTGCCGTGGTGGCCTCCATGTCTGCCCCGTGCttgaggagcagcctggaggtGCTCGTGTGGCCGGTTTCAGCGGCGATGTGGAGGGCAGTCTGCAGGAGCCCGTTGCGGACGTTGACGTCCGACTCCAGGTCGATGAGGAGGCGGGCGACGCGGTAGTGACCCCGCTGGGCGGCCAGGTGGAGCGACGTCCTTCCGTCCACGGTCTGCACATTGACGTCGGCGCCGCGCTGCTTGGCCAGCAGCTTCACGATGGGGAGGTGGCCTTGCCAGGCGGCGTAGTGAAGGGGCACCCAGTCGTCCTTGCCCTTGATGTTCACGTTGACGCCTCTTCTCAGCAGGATGCGCACGATGTTCTCCTGGCCGTACTGGCAGGCTATGTGGATGGGGGCTCTGCCCTCAAAATCCACCTCGTTTAAGGACGCGTTCTTGTCAAGCAGCATTTTGGTGCTGAAATCATCCCCGTTTTGGGCAGCAAAGTGAAGAGCAGTCCACTGGTCCTCATCTTTGGCATTGATGTTGATTTTCCTGGCCATAATCAGCTCCACGatgcttttaaactttttctcGATGGCTATGTGAAGAGGGGTGGACCCTTTCTTGTTGGTGAGGTTAGGGTTAGCATTGTACAGCAGGAGCCATTTGACACATTCTTCTTGACCTGCTTCAACAGCCAAGTGCAGAAGACTGGAGTTCCCATCTAAAACAATATCAACATCTTGAGGCTGGAGGATCTTCATCAGCTTGCTGGTATCTCCGGATAAAATTGCCTCCGTCAGCTTCCTCTTCTGTATGTCGGTAGTACCAATATCTAAATGGATagatagaagaaaaattttacCATGAGTGTGGTGAAACattggaacagattgcccagagaggtggtggatgcctcatccctgaaAACATTCACTTTGATCtagctgaagatgtccctgctcattaAACTGAGCATTCCAACCCAAATTGTTCTAAGATTCTGTGGAAAAGACAGCATCACAGTTCTGATGCCCATCAAAGCTTACCTGGCCATGGTTTCAGCAATGAGCTCCCTGCTGTACAATCCACTCAACTTGTCCCACAGGAGTCCCAGAACATTTTCAAGTCAGATCTGGACCCCCACTGACTCTGTTTCTTGTGGCACAAAGACCAAAGGATGTTGTGGTTGATCTCCCTGCACTAACCATTTGTTTACCTGACTGGAAAACAGATGTCTGGGGTTTGCAGCACTGGACTGAAAAGTGTGGGCGTCTTTATCACAATggtcccaggagctgctgagaatGTGGCTTGAGTCCTCTCAAAAACTAAGGTGCTCAGGTTTAGGCTTAGTTTAACTGAGCAAGCCACTCAGCTGACCTGACTGGGCACTGGCTTTAATCCCATGTCAAGCAGGATGCTGGACTAGTAGTGACCTCCCTTCCAACCAACCTCTACATGACTGATTCTGCAATTGCTTTAATGGGAGTTTACTCCTTTACAAAAGTAAATGAGatttattatttctcattaGATCATGTTTGGGAACcacataatttttctatttgtattttttccttttaaataactACCTCCAGTAAACAAATTTGTAGTGCTGACagcaagagaaagcaaagctaACAGTAATTTCCAGAATGTTATTCTACTCTCCAACCCATTGACTCCCATGCCCCAGTCCAAAGAGCTACGAAGGAAAACGTGACCATTACCTGAACTCTCCCtttcaaaggaaagggaaagggatcCTCTGGATGAAAAAGCTGAATCTACAGATGAAACTCCTGAGAGCCGCTTGTCACTGGAGGCAAGTTTGGACTCCGAAGAGCTGCGGCTGAGATCCTCAGGGCCTTCCATAGTCTGTGAAATCCCTGAATCCAACTGGGACAACAATTCTGAGAGACTGTAATCCTTAACTGATGGCAGAGCAGGCTCCTGTTTCTTCTGGGATAGTGCACAAATCCCCTTCAAGAGAAGCACACAA
This genomic interval carries:
- the RIPK4 gene encoding receptor-interacting serine/threonine-protein kinase 4, with the translated sequence MARDGGSPWAMGLLKTFEESEFSSWEKIGSGGFGQVYKVRHLHWKTWLAIKCSPSLHVDEKERMELLEEARKMEMAKFRYILPVYGICREPVGLVMEYMETGSLEKLLASEPLPWELRFRIIHETAVGMNFLHCMSPPLLHLDLKPANILLDAHYHVKISDFGLAKCNGLSHSHDISMDGLCGTIAYLPPERIKEKNRCFDTKHDVYSFSIVVWGVLTQKKPFAEENNILHIMVKVVKGHRPELPAVSKSRPHSCNNLIKLMQKCWQDDPGERPTFQEITSETEALCEKPEDETKEMVTQDLDTKNAPEQQPEGICALSQKKQEPALPSVKDYSLSELLSQLDSGISQTMEGPEDLSRSSSESKLASSDKRLSGVSSVDSAFSSRGSLSLSFERESSDIGTTDIQKRKLTEAILSGDTSKLMKILQPQDVDIVLDGNSSLLHLAVEAGQEECVKWLLLYNANPNLTNKKGSTPLHIAIEKKFKSIVELIMARKININAKDEDQWTALHFAAQNGDDFSTKMLLDKNASLNEVDFEGRAPIHIACQYGQENIVRILLRRGVNVNIKGKDDWVPLHYAAWQGHLPIVKLLAKQRGADVNVQTVDGRTSLHLAAQRGHYRVARLLIDLESDVNVRNGLLQTALHIAAETGHTSTSRLLLKHGADMEATTAEGYTALHLASRSGHLATTKLLMDERASVLARGPLNRTALHLAAENGHSEVVEELVSAENIDISDSEGFTALHLAARGGHAKAVEVLLKHGAHTDMPRPKCQTLLPPAQQSRNSSFTVLLSDT